The Moraxella nasicaprae sequence CTCAGCAAGCATTGTGGTGTCAGGCGGTCGTGCCTTGGCAAGTGGCGAAAACTTTGCTCAGTACATCGAGCCATTGGCGGATAAATTGGGGGCTGCGGTGGGTGCAAGTCGTGCAGCGGTTGATGCTGGATTTGTACCAAATGACATGCAAGTGGGTCAGACGGGCAAAATCGTTGCACCAAATCTGTACATTGCGGTGGGCATCTCAGGTGCTATCCAGCATCTGGCTGGTATGAAAGACTCTAAGACCATTGTTGCCATCAATAACGACCCAGAAGCACCGATTGCACAAGTGGCGGATTATTTCTTGGAAGGCGACTTATTCACGGTATTGCCTGAATTGACCGCCAAACTATAAGTTTTTTGATATGAACAAAACCCTGTGATGTGTGCAGGGTTTTTGTTTTGGGTGTTGAAAAATTTTGGCTGTTCTTATCATGCGAATGATATTCACGAGGTCATGACATCATTGACCGCTTGGAATGGTCAAAAAGACAAGCTCTGGACGATTAAAAATGCGTGGAATAAAGCGGGTTGATTCTTTGGCAAGTCCACGACTGACGATGAATTGGGTGTGCTGGCTACGGCTGTTGGGGTTGTCAAAATGATATTGACCGCCAGCATATTTGGGCAAAAATCCTTGATTGGGGGCAAAAACCCCATTCACCAAATAAGGCAGTCGCCATTGCCCGCCGTGAGCATGACCGCTGACGATGACATCAAAAGGATAATGCAGATAGTCTGATATGTGTTCTGGTCTATGAGCAAGGAGGATATTGAGATGTTGGCGATTGGCAGCATTGCCGACTGTATCCAAATCTTGCCAAAATTGTGCATTATTGACAGGGTCTGACACGCCATAGACATTGACACCACTGTCTTTGCCATTGACTTGAATGGACATGCCCTTACCATGAATGATGTGAATGCCGTAATGTTTGATGCGTTGTTCTAGTTGCTGATAGGTTGATGCTGGTAAGTACAATTCGTGATTGCCATTGACATAGTACAGGTTTGGTGTAATGTCGCCCAATTTGGCAAGCAGCGTATCAGCGTGAGTAAATGGCAGCTTGTCATCATAAATATCCCCGCCTAATAAGATGGCATCAGGTTTGCGAGCGTGCAGAGCGTCCAAGAGTTCTCGCTGTCCCTCGCCATAGTAGCAACTGTGCAAATCGGTGATGATGGCAAGTGTCAAGGTTTGTTTGGCTTGGGCGTGCGTGGCGGTATGCTCTGGCGTGCTTAGACGGTCATCGATGGCAATCATCACAAAAGCCACCAACACCACCAAAATCAGCACCAGATGAATGGCGGATAGTTTCTTGATAAAGCCAATCATTGGTATCTTCTTTGTCTTAAAATCTCATACAAGCACACACTTCCTGCCACACCGACATTCAGGCTTTCTTCGCCATCTTGGGGCAGGGTGAGAGGTGTGCAGTTGTTAAGCAGTTCCTTATCCACGCCTTGTCCTTCATGCCCCATAATCAGAGCAAGGGGCTTGGTCAAATCCTTATGATAAATCAGCCCATCGGCGTGCGAAGTCGTGGCAAACATTGGCACTTTAACAAACTCAAAAATCTCATCAATGCCCACATTTTCATAAATGGTTAGGCTAAAATTTGCCCCCATACTGGCTCTAAGTGTCTTGGGGTTATAAGCGTGAGCCGTGCCTTTGGTACAAATGATGGTATCAAATCCTGTGGCACTGGCGGTGCGAAAAAGCGTCCCCAAGTTGCCTGTGTCTTGAATGCCATTGATGATGAGGCAATCTTTATTGATATTTTGATTGAGTACCAAACTTGGCATTTCAATAATAGCCATAATGGGCAGACTTGTCCCAAGTGTACGAATGCTTTTGTACAAACCATCGCTAATGATGATGGGGTGTTTATCAAGTCTTTGAATGAGTGTTTGGATTTCGTGATGGCTAAGTCCGCTTTCGCTGACAATCACGCTGATGGGCAGTTTACCTGCGTTTAAATAAGCGTCCAATAAATGCACGCCTTCTATGACGGTTTGCCCAAGTTTTTTGCGTGAGCGATGGTCGGTGAGTAGGGCGTGGGCGGTTTTAATTAGGGGATTGTCTTTGGAAGTGATAATCATAGGGGATTTTTGGGAAATTGGTTGATGATGGATATGATAAGCGATTTATTTAAATTTATCCAATATTCGCAAAGTTCAAAAAATTCATTGATAACAGAATGCAATGAGGACTTTTTGATATAGCCTACCTCATAACTGCGAATGCAACTTTCAATGTCATACAACATGGCTTGAAAACTATCTATATAAATGTAATTGCTATCATAAATGCCAGCATTGATTAAATCATTGTTGCTTTCATAAAAATTATCATTATTATTGGTAATGTTTTCATTATATAATAAACCAACATCATAAGGGCGAATGGAAAATGGATATAATCTCTCAAAAGTATTGATGAGTTTTGCACTATCGTCATTTAACATTGGAAAGTTTAAATTTTTCCAAATTTGCTCAAAAACTTTTGAATAATTGGTGGTTGGATAAATTGGGTCATCATTGATAATTTCTAGCATTAAATCATGATAATAACCCCTATTCATTAACCAATCTATCTCATTGCCAGTTAATAAGCCGAGCGGTAAACGACTGGCAATCAGTGCCATTTGATATTGCCAGTCGTTGATGGTGGGGGGATTATCAATAGCGTCAGGCTTTATCGCCATTTGCCAAAATCCCAGCCTTATCGTGTAGGGCTTTGATGTATTCTACTTCTTCTTTTGCTCCCAGCACCACAGGCACTCGTTGATGAATGTGTGTTGGTGTGATGTCCATGATACGTTGTACCGCATCAGTCGATGCACCGCCTGCCTGCTCAATGACAAAGCTCATGGGGTTGGCTTCGTACATCAGACGCAGTTTGCCTGCCTTGCCAGCGATTTTGGTGTCATAAGGATACATGAACACCCCGCCACGAATCAAGATACGATGCACATCAGCAATCATCGCCGCCACCCAGCGAGTATTAAAATCTTTGCCACGCACGCCTGTATCGCCAGCCACCAAGCCATCGATGTATTCTTGGACAGGCGGTAGCCAGTAGCGACGGTTGGAGGCATTGATGGCATATTCTTGGGTGCTGTGATTGATGGTAACCTTATCATTGATGAGTACATAGGCTTGACTGCTTGGGTCAAAGCTAAACATGGCAACGCCACGACCCAATGTCAATGCCAGCATGGTTGAAGTGCCATAGATAAAATAACCTGCCGCCACTTGATTCACGCCTGCTTGCAAAAAGTCATCTTCGCAAGCTTTTTGACCTTGGCGATGATAGGGCAAAATTGAAAAAATCGTGCCAACGGTCATGTTAATATCAATGTTGGACGAGCCGTCCAAAGGGTCAAAGGTAACTAGGAGCGTGCCGTCATTATTGGCAGGGCTAATCTCATCAAGCTCCTCAGAGGCAACCCCTGCACAGTGTGGGTTGTGCGTCAAGGCGCTTAATAGTAAATCATTTGAAATGACATCAAGTTTCTTTTGAGCCTCGCCTTGTACATTTTGGTTGCCTGCTTCGCCATGAATGCCAGCCAACGCTCCCTTATCCAGCAGATGACTGATAGAAATGCTGGCGGTTGCCAATGTGGTAATGGCACTTGCCAATGCGTCTGTGGCGTGTTGTTCTAGGTATTGGGCTAATGTGGTGCTGTAAGCGTTCATGTTATATCCTTAAACATTTTTTCAAAAACCAATCATTGCCATCATTCTAGCACAAAATACCCCAAATTTCATCGGAAAATTAACCCATCTGCTTTTGAGGTATTGATGAGAGATGCTAATAAAAATATGGGTAAAATTTAATCAAAATTATTCAGTACGCCATTGTGTTTTTGGGGATAAATTTGCTAAAATGACCTAATTTGTTTTTTTAGGCAGATGATTAAAGCATCATAAGGAATGATTCATGAACAGCATCAAACAGCGACTTGACGCCCAACTTGCCCAACCACAACTGACAAAGTCTGGTGCGATTTGTCATTTTATCGGTGTCGAAGGGTTAGACCGTTTGCAGTTAGAAAACATCATTGATAAGGCGATGGGTTATTTTGATGGCAAGGGTCGGCTGATTAATACTGATGAGCTGGCAGGTAAGACAGTGATGAACTTGTTTTTTGAAAATTCCACTCGTACTCGCACCACTTTTGAGGCCGCCCAAAAGCGACTGGGGGCAAATGTGCTTAATCTTGATATTGCACGCTCATCTACCAACAAAGGCGAGACCTTGCGAGATACTTTGTGGAATCTTGAAGCGATGAGTGCGGATATGTTTGTTGTTCGCCATAGTGCCAGTGGAGCGGCTCATTTTATGGCAAGTCAAGTCACGCCCAATGTTGCCATCATCAATGCAGGCGATGGCTGGCACGCCCACCCCACCCAAGCCATGCTTGATATGCTCACCATTCATCGTGAATATTGCCTCAAACACAGCACCACTTTTGATAAGCTATCTGTTGCCATCATCGGCGACATCAAGCACAGTCGTGTGGCTCGCTCAGACATTAGTGCATTGCAAACCTTAGGGGTCAAAGACATTCGTGTTATTGCTCCTAAAACTTTATTACCCAAAGGCATCGAACGCTATGGTGTTTCAGTGTTTAACAAGATGGAAGAGGGCTTGGCAGGCGTGGACATCATCATTGGTCTGCGTATCCAAAATGAACGCATCGGCTCGCCACTACTACCATCGACCAGTGAGTACTTTAAGCATTATGGCATCACAGATACTCGTGTCGCCCTTGCCAAGCCAGATGCCCTAGTCATGCACCCAGGTCCGATGAATCGTGGCGTAGAGATTGCATCAAATGTGGCAGATGGCGAGCAATCGGTGATTTTAAAGCAGGTCAATAATGGCATTGCGGTGCGTATGGCGGTCATGGCAATGGCAATGCGTGGGCAGGAAAGTTTGAGAAATTTGGCATAAATCATTGGCTTAATTTGGTTAAATTGTTGGGTATGTAATACACACCGCATTTTAACCATTTAATAAGAGAAACATTATGTTTAAAAAAATTTCAATATTAACCGCAGGGTTATTATTATCGGTGTCGGTATTTGCCAATGATGTACAGGATTTAATTCAAAAGGCGGAAAATGGGGATATAGAATCACAAATAGAACTGGTAGATTATTATAGGCATAATCAAGATAA is a genomic window containing:
- a CDS encoding metallophosphoesterase, with the translated sequence MIGFIKKLSAIHLVLILVVLVAFVMIAIDDRLSTPEHTATHAQAKQTLTLAIITDLHSCYYGEGQRELLDALHARKPDAILLGGDIYDDKLPFTHADTLLAKLGDITPNLYYVNGNHELYLPASTYQQLEQRIKHYGIHIIHGKGMSIQVNGKDSGVNVYGVSDPVNNAQFWQDLDTVGNAANRQHLNILLAHRPEHISDYLHYPFDVIVSGHAHGGQWRLPYLVNGVFAPNQGFLPKYAGGQYHFDNPNSRSQHTQFIVSRGLAKESTRFIPRIFNRPELVFLTIPSGQ
- a CDS encoding TrmH family RNA methyltransferase, with protein sequence MIITSKDNPLIKTAHALLTDHRSRKKLGQTVIEGVHLLDAYLNAGKLPISVIVSESGLSHHEIQTLIQRLDKHPIIISDGLYKSIRTLGTSLPIMAIIEMPSLVLNQNINKDCLIINGIQDTGNLGTLFRTASATGFDTIICTKGTAHAYNPKTLRASMGANFSLTIYENVGIDEIFEFVKVPMFATTSHADGLIYHKDLTKPLALIMGHEGQGVDKELLNNCTPLTLPQDGEESLNVGVAGSVCLYEILRQRRYQ
- a CDS encoding class 1 fructose-bisphosphatase, which gives rise to MNAYSTTLAQYLEQHATDALASAITTLATASISISHLLDKGALAGIHGEAGNQNVQGEAQKKLDVISNDLLLSALTHNPHCAGVASEELDEISPANNDGTLLVTFDPLDGSSNIDINMTVGTIFSILPYHRQGQKACEDDFLQAGVNQVAAGYFIYGTSTMLALTLGRGVAMFSFDPSSQAYVLINDKVTINHSTQEYAINASNRRYWLPPVQEYIDGLVAGDTGVRGKDFNTRWVAAMIADVHRILIRGGVFMYPYDTKIAGKAGKLRLMYEANPMSFVIEQAGGASTDAVQRIMDITPTHIHQRVPVVLGAKEEVEYIKALHDKAGILANGDKA
- a CDS encoding aspartate carbamoyltransferase catalytic subunit, producing the protein MNSIKQRLDAQLAQPQLTKSGAICHFIGVEGLDRLQLENIIDKAMGYFDGKGRLINTDELAGKTVMNLFFENSTRTRTTFEAAQKRLGANVLNLDIARSSTNKGETLRDTLWNLEAMSADMFVVRHSASGAAHFMASQVTPNVAIINAGDGWHAHPTQAMLDMLTIHREYCLKHSTTFDKLSVAIIGDIKHSRVARSDISALQTLGVKDIRVIAPKTLLPKGIERYGVSVFNKMEEGLAGVDIIIGLRIQNERIGSPLLPSTSEYFKHYGITDTRVALAKPDALVMHPGPMNRGVEIASNVADGEQSVILKQVNNGIAVRMAVMAMAMRGQESLRNLA